From one Babesia bovis T2Bo chromosome 3, whole genome shotgun sequence genomic stretch:
- a CDS encoding Mago binding family protein → MTVDDVIKSIEGLSLSPSGTYSSSFGETYTVGDSGKDVFIKGSRRKDGSFRRDIRVRPGYIPPEERAVYVPRFRRSPELSQPAELCETDKKDSTEKRGLSVQSVSRTSVKASCDKIPANQGSSGSKTTANPGRVSITDDTESLSNTDSSANLLDTGSVRKLINAIRHTKRKIRNIQGVGASGGGSLSESQLTRLDTLNAKLKHLESELAAIKTGVKDKSVAD, encoded by the exons ATGACTGTGGATGATGTTATAAAATCGATTGAAGGGCTATCTTTAAGTCCTTCTGGCACCTATAGTTCAAGTTTTGGTGAGACGTACACTGTAGGCGATTCTGGTAAGGATGTTTTCATAAAGGGTTCTCGTCGTAAGGACGGTTCATTTCGACGTGACATTCGTGTTCGTCCTGGTTATATTCCTCCG GAGGAGCGTGCTGTATACGTACCACGTTTTCGTCGTTCTCCTGAATTATCACAACCTGCTGAGTTGTGTGAGACTGATAAAAAGGATTCTACCGAGAAAAGGGGGCTGTCTGTACAATCTGTGTCTAGAACATCTGTGAAAGCATCTTGCGACAAGATTCCAGCTAACCAGGGTTCTTCTGGATCTAAAACTACTGCTAACCCTGGCAGAGTATCTATTACTGATGACACTGAGTCATTAAGTAATACTGACTCCAGTGCTAACTTGTTGGACACTGGTTCTGTCCGTAAGCTCATCAATGC TATACGTCATACCAAGCGTAAAATTCGTAACATTCAAGGTGTTGGAGCATCAGGAGGTGGTTCACTTTCGGAGTCTCAG CTTACGCGTCTAGATACGTTGAATGCTAAGCTAAAGCATTTAGAATCTGAGTTGGCAGCTATTAAAACCGGTGTTAAAGATAAAAGCGTCGCGGATTAA
- a CDS encoding putative Rab GDP dissociation inhibitor (rabGDI) alpha, translating into MDAVYDVCVCGTGLKESILSGLLSQSGKKVLVMDKNGYYGGEAASLNLTNLYKRFRPGEERPDSYGPNRDWNVDLIPKFVLAGGTLVKILKATETSHYLEWQVLDGSYVYQHQKATLFYDEKFIHKVPATDKEALQSPLMGFFEKTRCHNFYRFVAQFDHTNPETWKGLNPFKDSIRAYYDKYGLEENTVDFLGHAVALHTCDDYMNEPAYFSIMKMKLYMNSLMRFGSSPFIYPVYGLGGIPEAFSRRCAIYNGTYMLNKPINGFEFDDEGKVCAVKTAEGEVARCSMVVCDPTYVVDTLPHKVKSVGKVIRCICILSQPIPGTNDASSCQVIIPQKQLNRKHDIYITLVSHSHGVAAKGKYIALISTTVETANPEREIQPALKLIGNIDEKFVQVSEIYVPTEDVVKDNIFVSESYDATSHFESASNDVLKMYRAITGKELDLNSVDNGNDSE; encoded by the exons atggatGCAGTCTACGAT GTATGTGTGTGTGGAACTGGCCTGAAGGAGAGTATCCTTAGTGGATTGCTTTCGCAAAGTG GGAAGAAGGTTCTGGTCATGGACAAGAATGGATACTACGGAGGAGAAGCAGCTTCACTCAATCTTACAAATCTTTACAAACGTTTCCGACCAG GAGAAGAACGGCCAGACAGCTATGGGCCAAATCGTGATTGGAATGTAGATCTTATACCCAAGTTCGTACTAGCTGGAGGAACACTAGTTAAAATATTGAAGGCCACAGAAACATCACACTATCTCGAATGGCAAGTGCTAGATGGCAGCTATGTATACCAACATCAAAAGGCGACATTATTTTACGATGAAAAGTTCATTCATAAAGTTCCAGCAACGGATAAGGAAGCCTTGCAGTCACCATTAATGGGATTTTTCGAAAAGACTAGGTGTCATAATTTCTACAGATTTGTTGCACAATTTGATCATACTAACCCAGAAACATGGAAAGGACTCAACCCATTCAAGGACAGTATCAGGGCATACTATGACAAATATGGACTCGAAGAAAATACAGTAGATTTCCTGGGACATGCAGTCGCTCTACACACATGTGATGACTATATGAATGAACCAGCATATTTTAGCATCATGAAAATGAAGTTGTACATGAACTCATTGATGAGATTTGGGTCATCACCCTTCATATACCCCGTATACGGACTAGGAGGTATACCGGAAGCATTCTCAAGAAGATGTGCCATCTACAACGGTACTTACATGCTCAATAAACCGATTAATGGATTTGAATTCGACGATGAAGGTAAAGTGTGTGCTGTAAAAACAGCCGAAGGAGAAGTAGCCAGATGCTCCATGGTCGTTTGTGATCCTACATACGTAGTTGACACATTGCCGCATAAGGTAAAAAGTGTAGGAAAAGTTATCAG GTGCATTTGTATACTTAGCCAACCCATACCCGGAACTAATGACGCATCGTCTTGCCAAGTTATCATCCCACAAAAGCAACTCAATAGAAAACACGACATTTATATCACACTTGTCTCCCATTCACATGGCGTAGCAGCAAAGGGGAAATATATCGCTCTCATTTCGACAACAGTGGAAACAGCTAACCCTGAAAGGGAAATACAGCCGGCACTAAAACTCATTGGAAACATAGACGAAAAGTTCGTCCAAGTATCCGAAATATACGTACCTACTGAAGATGTGGTCAAAGATAACATATTCGTATCGGAGTCCTATGATGCAACTTCGCACTTTGAATCTGCGTCAAATGATGTGCTTAAGAT GTATCGCGCTATTACAGGCAAGGAGCTGGACCTGAATTCTGTAGACAACGGAAACGATTCCGAATAG
- a CDS encoding WD domain G-beta repeat family protein — MDVHHLSCVKGHSERIWSVCWSPVDDIFATCSSDCSVKIWRITRSSNSHVKKGHLCSSYDPGCCSEYNIELEASIDNYFKKTVRSVRFSNDGAYLICASFDGTATIWSRVPQKSGGSDVINSCSSNIAYLWSCVCVLEGHENEVKCASFDCTGTYVATCGRDKTIWIHQRSSSTPGDTSDIVRSLSGTEGSIDFYCAAILTSHSQDVKCVSWSPTALLLVSGSYDNSIRLWGLVGQDWSCIQTINIHASTVWSISFDVDGTRFAAVSADRSLSLFKSSKAAAYLEQLNATQRQVSCPSAIMKLSPLDTRLSHELSLRSQAVSSYQLSNPLIADDWQPFQVIESYSSRALYSVNFCKFVITGGGDNTVRIMYPGSNASSQRIEFRAHNSDVNGVCWKTNDTRNLFLSVGDDEYIKLWSLECT; from the exons atGGATGTGCATCACTTAAGTTGCGTGAAAGGGCACAGTGAGCGTATTTGGTCAGTATGTTGGAGTCCCGTCGATGACATTTTTGCAACTTGTAGCTCTGACTGCAGCGTGAAGATATGGCGTATTACTCGTTCATCTAATTCACATGTTAAGAAAGGTCATTTATGTTCATCGTATGATCCGGGATGTTGTTCTGAATACAACATAGAATTAGAG GCCAGTATTGATAATTATTTCAAGAAGACTGTGCGCAGTGTTCGTTTTAGTAATGACGGTGCTTACTTAATATGTGCTTCCTTTGATGGCACTGCTACCATTTGGTCTCGTGTTCCACAGAAATCCGGTGGTTCTGACGTTATAAATTCCTGTTCATCCAATATCGCCTACTTGTGGTCCTGCGTATGCGTGCTTGAGGGTCATGAGAATGAGGTGAAATGTGCTTCTTTTGATTGTACTGGTACATACGTTGCGACCTGTGGTCGTGATAAGACCATTTGGATACACCAGCGATCCAGTTCAACTCCTGGTGACACTAGTGATATAGTTCGTTCATTATCTGGCACTGAGGGTTCCATTGATTTTTATTGTGCTGCGATATTGACATCTCACAGTCAGG ACGTCAAATGCGTCAGTTGGAGTCCCACTGCATTGTTGTTGGTCAGCGGTTCTTATGACAACAGCATTCGTCTTTGGGGTTTAGTGGGCCAGGattg GTCATGCATACAAACTATTAACATCCATGCTTCTACTGTATGGTCAATTTCTTTTGATGTTGATGGTACTAGGTTCGCTGCGGTTTCTGCTGACCGTAGTCTTTCATTGTTTAAGA GTTCCAAGGCTGCTGCGTATTTGGAACAATTGAATGCCACTCAACGTCAAGTGTCATGTCCTAGTGCCATTATGAAATTGAGTCCTTTAGACACTCGTTTATCTCACGAGCTGAGTTTAAGGTCTCAGGCTGTGTCATCATACCAGCTGAGTAATCCTTTAATCGCAG ACGATTGGCAACCTTTCCAGGTTATAGAATCATACAGTTCACGTGCGTTGTATTCTGTTAATTTTTGCAAGTTTGTTATTACC GGCGGTGGCGACAACACGGTTCGTATAATGTATCCTGGTAGTAATGCTTCTAGCCAACGCATAGAG TTCCGCGCTCACAATTCTGATGTGAATGGTGTATGTTGGAAAACCAATGACACTCGCAATTTATTTCTCTCCGTTGGCGACGACGAGTACATAAAGTTGTGGAGTTTGGAGTGCACATGA
- a CDS encoding putative 40S ribosomal protein S17 — translation MATVIRVIILLLFNTTTLGILITLPTLFITTTLAAFASTLTATATTTVTRISTTTILTPLAWVICFIIHLMRRIQKGPVRGISLKLQEEERERRMDFVPERSEVDVPLIQVDQDTADMLTFLKLNIPNVKVITANVHTEGVHQRF, via the coding sequence ATGGCCACGGTTATTCGTGTTATTATCCTTCTCCTCTTTAACACAACTACACTTGGCATCCTCATTACACTTCCCACACTTtttattacaacaacacttgcagcatttgccagCACCCTGACAgccactgccactactaCAGTGACACGCATCTCTACCACCACTATCCTTACACCCCTTGCCTGGGTGATTTGCTTCATCATACATCTGATGCGCCGCATCCAAAAAGGTCCTGTGCGTGGCATTTCATTGAAGCTTCAGGAGGAAGAGCGTGAGCGCCGCATGGACTTTGTTCCCGAACGTTCCGAGGTTGATGTGCCTCTCATCCAGGTTGACCAGGACACCGCTGACATGTTGACGTTCCTCAAGTTGAACATACCTAACGTAAAGGTTATCACTGCCAACGTGCATACTGAGGGCGTTCACCAGCGTTTCTGA
- a CDS encoding putative eukaryotic translation initiation factor 5, producing MSLVNIPRYCEDPNYRYKMPKLQSKIEGRGNGIKTNISNMGDIARALKRPPTYATKFFGCELGAMSKFEESEEKALINGAHTERALTQILDKFIEMYVLCAECHLPEIEVLVKRGALCSRCNACGYKGVLDNTHKAAGYMLKNPACLTEMSKHSNRTKKESTKDGNTEKDKDKEKEKKKKDKKEKKKRISDDGQELINGGDGATQTMEMEKLTIESPEIQDAIERITSSLKGGKFQQPAEFAEELHMLQLSQDFDNICKVYVALCAIFSDKFDVQELEDKINLLIPLLEYGVQPKDVLTSMAVFVVKLYPQQLDDYPYICRALYASDLADGGDICRFYAKSTRFDGSLAEAYIRTKEKAEPFVAWLQEDDGDDDEDSEE from the coding sequence ATGTCGCTAGTTAACATTCCTCGCTACTGCGAGGATCCCAACTACAGGTACAAAATGCCTAAGTTGCAATCAAAAATAGAAGGAAGGGGTAATGGTATTAAAACAAACATTTCAAACATGGGAGATATTGCAAGAGCTTTGAAACGACCACCAACATACGCAACCAAATTCTTTGGTTGTGAACTTGGTGCAATGTCAAAGTTCGAAGAGTCAGAGGAAAAGGCGTTAATTAACGGGGCCCATACAGAAAGAGCATTGACACAAATATTGGACAAATTTATTGAAATGTATGTACTCTGCGCAGAATGCCACCTGCCGGAAATTGAAGTATTAGTCAAAAGAGGAGCACTGTGCTCAAGATGCAATGCCTGTGGTTACAAGGGGGTACTGGACAACACGCATAAAGCAGCAGGATATATGCTTAAAAACCCAGCGTGCCTCACGGAAATGTCGAAGCATTCAAATAGAACTAAAAAAGAGAGCACGAAAGATGGAAATACGGAAAAGGATAAGGACAAGGAAAAAGAaaagaagaagaaagaTAAAAAGGAAAAGAAAAAACGCATTTCAGATGACGGACAGGAACTGATTAACGGCGGTGATGGAGCTACACAGACAATGGAAATGGAAAAACTTACAATCGAAAGCCCGGAAATACAAGATGCTATCGAAAGAATCACATCATCACTCAAGGGAGGGAAGTTCCAACAACCCGCCGAGTTCGCAGAAGAATTACATATGCTGCAGCTCTCACAAGATTTCGATAACATATGCAAAGTATATGTCGCACTGTGCGCTATATTCAGCGATAAGTTCGACGTACAAGAACTAGAAGATAAAATCAACCTACTCATCCCACTATTAGAATATGGCGTACAACCCAAGGATGTGCTCACGTCAATGGCAGTATTTGTGGTCAAACTCTACCCACAACAACTGGATGATTACCCGTACATATGCCGCGCACTCTATGCAAGTGACCTCGCTGACGGAGGCGATATCTGCCGTTTCTACGCTAAAAGCACACGATTCGATGGATCACTGGCCGAAGCATACATACGCACCAAGGAAAAGGCCGAGCCTTTCGTCGCATGGCTACAAGAGGATGACGGCGACGACGATGAAGATTCAGAAGAATAA
- a CDS encoding putative U6 snRNA-associated Sm-like protein LSm7: MTAPSKSFRDVKSVIKLDAYLNKKVYVKFSGGREVQGILRGHDVMSNLVLDETEEFLRDPDDLDRVTDKTRQLGLLVARGTSVTVIHPVEGAEKIANPFLARG, translated from the exons ATGACTGCGCCGAGCAAAAGCTTCCGTGACGTGAAGAGCGTGATAAAGCTCGACGCTTACTTGAACAAGAAGGTTTACGTGAAGTTCAGCGGTGGTCGTGAGG TGCAGGGTATTTTACGGGGTCATGACGTGATGTCTAATTTAGTATTGGATGAAACTGAAGAGTTTTTACGTG ACCCTGACGATCTCGACCGTGTGACTGATAAGACTCGTCAATTAGGCCTACTGGTTGCTCGTGGCACTTCT GTTACTGTTATCCACCCAGTTGAGGGTGCAGAAAAGATCGCAAATCCATTTCTTGCTCGTGGTTAA
- a CDS encoding C2H2 zinc finger family protein yields MNMPFTEKYKVTVTMKHFLISNKMHVQSNIYLQKMRKVATTKSCKDCEQHFINAIDLVKHMKEFHFDSRPYVCAICQVRFKRKDHLKRHEERHNDVKIRYKCNVDGCNKSFATERTLDVHRFIHQCNVNSNVMYILGHLVNIKEGGSIITCSHEGCGKSYASYSGMCKHIKRDHIQPMRAKIPQHNTDVNNQSDIEAKYDNNIELEIKRALEVELEPTLELAVDLDTNTQPNQICEPMRNLETERKSNAVLYTPEIKQTNTESTELTMDEEDITGYMCPYEKCGRVFSTRSNVVAHIKRQHNGMPIHPSQQHTHNANCGCPMH; encoded by the exons ATGAACATGCCTTTTACGGAAAAATATAAGGTTACTGTGACCATGAAACACTTTCTTATATCAAACAAAATGCACGTACAAAGTAATATCTATTTGCAAAAAATGCGAAAGGTGGCAACCACGAAGAGCTGCAAAGACTGCGAACAACATTTCATAAATGCCATCGATCTTGTTAAGCATATGAAAGAATTTCATTTCGACTCC AGACCGTATGTATGCGCTATCTGTCAAGTCAGGTTCAAAAGAAAAGATCACCTAAAGAGGCACGAAGAAAGACATAACGATGTTAAAATACGTTATAAGTGCAACGTAGATGGATGTAATAAAAGCTTTGCAACTGAAAGAACACTGGATGTACATCGATTCATACACCAATGTAATGTCAACTCAAATGTTATGTACATCCTGGGACATTTAGTGAATATCAAAGAAGGTGGATCAATAATTACGTGCTCACATGAAGGATGTGGGAAGTCTTATGCATCCTATTCAGGAATGTGCAAACATATAAAAAGGGACCATATACAACCGATGCGTGCTAAAATACCACAACATAACACAGACGTCAATAATCAGAGTGATATAGAAGCTAAATACGACAACAATATTGAACTAGAAATAAAACGAGCACTGGAAGTCGAATTGGAACCTACATTGGAACTTGCAGTCGATTTGGATACAAACACGCAACCAAATCAAATATGTGAACCAATGCGAAACCTAGAAACAGAACGAAAATCTAATGcagtattatatacaccagAAATCAAGCAAACAAATACGGAATCAACAGAACTCACTATGGACGAAGAGGACATCACAGGATACATGTGCCCATATGAAAAATGTGGGCGCGTGTTCTCAACG CGTAGCAACGTAGTGGCACATATCAAAAGGCAACACAACGGTATGCCAATACACCCGAGCCAGCAACATACACACAACGCAAACTGTGGCTGTCCCATGCATTAA
- a CDS encoding RNA recognition motif domain containing protein has product MHCLYSIYPVDTLVFHRGVSNLGYHDGVINFPNSRYVDGFISISYPVRNGCRPLFGVSTFPFDPSLVKKRRSRPRVDHVSRARRKLESDHSAMHGLATLGTQGSTSEDQRAASLIEFISRIEAKPRRKRLPLPSDPGDPSYDALLYLKGLPYDCVESDILDWLSSYSIVDVILIKNEEGCFTGDAYVRCSTLSERDRVHREMSGKYLGLRYIPIYRLTESAYMEYYHVGYRREPAKRNHIHPRYVVAKQGVEIVSTDISVLKTGSRVCGVVNEIYRNGLLLDCGIYELVDGYRERVFCVLLRNRLARNVGLSGQHREWLRDKDLVLFPGIKLNLYVEKIRYTSARTSFDGDLWREHLGEPFESVDRSGSTSLRSMVYLTMDSSVSDDKVAWWERRLFDSYAKFTLIDAGSKRDKVAVVAPKVNPVVGSIAEPVKLDHETLDHVSFSTSWLDPLPKVDRAKVVVGKVAVMGDWNMHYTSRFALEEMEGTDPSPEPDIPYNQLVNEFLRGSVVDRHGTHYHGFGDNEPPLEFALKSVRGSPPEIKSPVSSRAPSVKPDTAMAPPVSEQVNAPEPPTEDTYTVESDTTLDKSDALLGNLNPLEDVRRRTVEESFTIFPRQTLFDECIKIPGTDWLLRRCDVPKLAPHHVISLLHRFDVSEDTSANADYANRVLLCDIIRDRGLGTGLDARTLIEKGVYKLNQSKKKLKRIIELMKHLTGRKFTRDDLDTASKSELHMLAEEALRYFLRWEPDMAVKKSFVDMYGGDIDSNLDLDARWDSLKWTIVIRIYGEQSDLKSIMRDIEANNRAFGVAPGRATSDFGTIVQHSLSKEFGSPRSSAK; this is encoded by the coding sequence ATGCACTGTCTGTATTCTATATATCCGGTGGACACATTAGTATTTCATCGTGGTGTATCTAATTTAGGATATCACGATGGAGTTATTAACTTTCCCAATTCACGTTACGTAGATGGCTTCATTTCTATATCTTACCCTGTACGTAATGGTTGTCGTCCATTGTTCGGTGTTTCAACATTTCCATTTGACCCATCATTGGTGAAGAAGCGTCGCAGTCGACCTCGTGTTGATCATGTATCTAGAGCACGTCGTAAGCTTGAGAGTGACCATTCCGCTATGCATGGTCTTGCTACTTTAGGCACTCAGGGATCTACCAGTGAAGATCAGCGTGCAGCGAGTCTTATTGAGTTCATATCTCGTATTGAGGCTAAGCCACGCCGTAAGCGTTTGCCATTGCCGAGTGACCCTGGTGATCCCAGTTACGATGCGTTATTATATCTCAAGGGTTTACCGTACGATTGTGTTGAGTCTGATATACTTGACTGGCTTTCATCTTATTCTATTGTGGATGTCATCTTGATAAAGAACGAGGAGGGTTGTTTCACTGGAGATGCCTATGTTCGTTGTAGTACCTTATCGGAGCGTGACCGTGTACATCGTGAGATGTCTGGGAAGTATCTTGGTTTACGTTACATTCCAATATATCGTTTAACCGAGTCTGCCTATATGGAGTACTACCATGTAGGTTATCGTCGTGAGCCTGCTAAGCGTAATCACATTCATCCACGTTATGTGGTTGCTAAGCAGGGTGTAGAGATTGTGTCCACTGACATCAGCGTACTCAAGACCGGCTCTCGTGTTTGCGGCGTTGTGAATGAGATTTATCGCAATGGTCTTTTATTAGACTGCGGCATATACGAATTGGTTGACGGTTATCGTGAGCGTGtattttgtgttttattaCGTAATCGTCTTGCTCGTAATGTTGGTTTATCAGGTCAGCATCGTGAATGGCTTCGTGATAAGGACCTTGTTTTATTTCCTGGTATAAAGCTGAATTTATACGTTGAGAAAATCCGTTATACATCAGCTAGGACCTCATTTGATGGCGATTTATGGCGTGAGCATTTGGGTGAGCCATTTGAGTCTGTTGACCGTAGTGGGAGCACTTCCCTTCGTTCTATGGTTTATTTGACCATGGATTCTTCGGTGAGTGATGACAAGGTTGCTTGGTGGGAGCGTCGTCTATTTGATTCTTATGCCAAGTTTACACTTATCGATGCTGGGTCTAAGCGTGATAAAGTAGCTGTGGTTGCACCTAAAGTCAATCCTGTTGTTGGTTCTATTGCAGAGCCTGTTAAACTGGACCACGAGACGCTAGATCATGTTTCCTTTAGTACTTCATGGTTAGATCCTCTTCCTAAGGTAGATCGTGCTAAAGTTGTTGTTGGCAAGGTAGCCGTCATGGGTGACTGGAATATGCATTACACTTCTAGGTTTGCCTTGGAGGAAATGGAGGGCACCGATCCTTCACCAGAGCCTGATATTCCTTATAATCAGCTTGTTAATGAATTTCTCCGTGGTTCTGTCGTTGATCGTCACGGTACTCATTACCATGGTTTTGGTGATAATGAGCCACCTCTTGAGTTTGCATTAAAATCTGTTAGGGGTTCACCTCCTGAAATAAAGTCTCCGGTGTCTTCTAGGGCACCGTCTGTCAAACCAGATACAGCTATGGCACCACCTGTATCGGAGCAAGTTAATGCTCCGGAACCACCTACGGAGGACACGTATACAGTAGAATCCGATACGACATTGGACAAATCTGATGCGTTGTTAGGTAATTTGAATCCATTAGAGGACGTTCGTCGCCGGACCGTTGAGGAAAGCTTTACCATATTTCCTCGTCAAACACTATTTGATGAGTGCATAAAGATTCCTGGTACCGATTGGCTTCTTCGGCGTTGTGACGTTCCCAAGTTGGCTCCACACCATGTAATATCACTATTGCATCGTTTTGATGTATCAGAAGATACATCAGCGAATGCAGATTACGCCAACCGTGTACTACTGTGTGACATTATACGTGACCGCGGTCTTGGTACCGGTTTGGATGCGCGTACATTGATAGAGAAGGGCGTATACAAGTTAAACCAATCTAAGAAGAAATTGAAACGTATAATCGAGTTGATGAAGCACTTAACTGGTCGCAAGTTTACTCGTGATGATTTGGACACTGCATCAAAATCTGAACTTCACATGTTGGCTGAGGAGGCATTACGTTACTTTTTACGTTGGGAGCCTGATATGGCTGTAAAGAAATCATTTGTTGATATGTACGGTGGTGACATCGACTCTAATTTAGACTTGGATGCTCGTTGGGATTCACTTAAGTGGACTATTGTCATTCGCATATACGGTGAGCAGAGTGACCTCAAGTCTATAATGCGTGACATTGAGGCTAACAACCGTGCATTCGGTGTAGCTCCTGGGCGTGCCACTAGTGACTTTGGTACTATTGTACAACATTCCTTATCGAAGGAGTTCGGCTCACCTCGTAGTAGTGCCAAATAG
- a CDS encoding Tim10/DDP zinc finger family protein, translated as MDLSGSVGSSQGDKEKAEALLTLQKAVQSQKLTLKMLGVCFERCVSSPGESLTSAQQTCLWRCAQRNIETQYFIIKRLEGMASSMKAGDV; from the exons ATGGATTTATCTGGTTCTGTTGGAAGTTCTCAGGGCGATAAGGAGAAGGCTGAG GCCCTGTTAACATTACAAAAGGCTGTCCAATCGCAGAAGTTGACTTTAAAGATGTTAGGTGTTTGTTTTGAGCGTTGTGTTTCTTCTCCTGGTGAGTCGTTGACCAGTGCTCAGCAGACTTGTCTTTGGCGTTGTGCTCAGCGTAACATTGAGACgcaatattttattattaAGCGTCTTGAGGGCATGGCATCTTCTATGAAGGCTGGGGATGTATAG
- a CDS encoding Ribosomal protein L7Ae/L30e/S12e/Gadd45 family protein, whose protein sequence is MSDDERTDAVESAPVAEEPLQRLLHLAMANGCLLRGIHQVTKAIEAKNARACVVSTQTSEEAYLKLIRALCKEHGVPCIETEFDSEKIGEWAGLCKYDIEGVARKIVGATSVAITNNFDEKSESAEEMISLIKSLA, encoded by the coding sequence ATGTCGGACGACGAGAGAACTGATGCCGTTGAATCGGCTCCCGTTGCCGAAGAACCACTACAAAGGCTTCTACACTTGGCCATGGCAAACGGATGCTTGTTACGTGGTATCCACCAAGTGACCAAGGCTATTGAGGCCAAAAATGCTAGAGCATGCGTAGTTTCTACACAAACAAGTGAAGAAGCTTACTTGAAGCTAATCAGAGCCCTGTGCAAGGAACACGGAGTGCCTTGCATAGAAACCGAATTCGACTCGGAAAAAATCGGAGAGTGGGCCGGACTCTGCAAATACGATATTGAAGGTGTCGCACGCAAAATCGTAGGGGCAACAAGTGTCGCAATTACAAACAACTTCGACGAAAAAAGTGAAAGCGCCGAGGAAATGATAAGCCTAATCAAGTCATTGGCCTAA
- a CDS encoding Mitochondrial pyruvate carrier 4 has protein sequence MSGLIYKIFYPGIAPAIQAKLLSLPLPDRLKAFIVHPAGPMTIHFYAPTFKWGISIANLSDINRPTDKISLPQQLAVSCTGVIWSRYSMVINPVNYNLLAVNAAMALTGLYQISRICRDRYL, from the exons ATGTCTGGTTTAATATACAAGATCTTTTATCCTGGCATCGCTCCTGCGATACAGGCTAAGTTGTTATCTTTACCTTTACCTGACCGTCTAAAGGCTTTTATAG TACACCCTGCTGGTCCTATGACTATTCATTTCTACGCTCCTACTTTTAAATGGGGGATTTCTATTGCTAATTTATCGGATATTAACCGTCCTACTGACAAGATATCTCTTCCTCAGCAGCTTG CTGTAAGCTGCACTGGTGTGATTTGGTCAAGGTACAGCATGGTAATTAACCCTGTAAACTACAATTTACTTGCTG TCAACGCTGCCATGGCTCTTACTGGGTTATATCAGATTAGTCGTATTTGTCGTGACCGTTACTTGTAG
- a CDS encoding putative 40S ribosomal protein S19, translating to MELSLDKQMRRLGHYDAEVPYRRFNTSLNDCQPDVFIAAFAQQMELKNYIDPPKWIDYVKTSCAKELAPQDPKWFYIRSAAILRHLYFHPDEGIGRLRRVYASRKRRGCAPNHTCPASGKIIRTIVQQLEANGFLEKSKDNKGRRLSRRGCNIVNEFARHLTRSLLEKESA from the coding sequence ATGGAACTTTCTTTGGACAAGCAGATGCGTAGGCTTGGCCACTACGATGCTGAGGTTCCTTACCGTCGTTTCAACACTTCGTTGAATGACTGTCAGCCTGATGTTTTCATTGCTGCTTTCGCTCAGCAGATGGAGTTGAAGAATTACATTGACCCTCCCAAGTGGATTGACTATGTTAAGACAAGTTGTGCTAAGGAATTGGCCCCTCAGGATCCCAAGTGGTTTTACATTCGCAGTGCCGCTATTTTGCGTCATTTGTACTTCCACCCTGATGAGGGTATTGGTCGTTTGAGGCGTGTATATGCATCTCGCAAGAGGCGTGGTTGTGCTCCTAATCACACTTGCCCGGCTTCAGGCAAGATTATTAGGACGATCGTTCAGCAGTTGGAGGCCAATGGTTTCCTTGAGAAGAGCAAGGACAACAAGGGTCGTCGTCTATCGCGCCGTGGTTGCAACATTGTCAACGAATTTGCCCGTCATTTGACTCGCAGTTTGTTGGAGAAGGAGAGCGCATGA